One window of the Spea bombifrons isolate aSpeBom1 chromosome 8, aSpeBom1.2.pri, whole genome shotgun sequence genome contains the following:
- the LAMP2 gene encoding lysosome-associated membrane glycoprotein 2 isoform X1 produces MERSVPVIALCLLSLGLMRSEGFEVEIKDASNHTCIRASLMANFTVQYETNTSTSKKANFSAPPSVTTTGSSCDGESPLLVVHFGDSLSWSLNFTRNDTVYSGSVLTFTYNTNDTTFFPDALPQGLLSSSTKFLDSIPLNRTYKCIHDEVLSSGNVTQHIWNVTLQAFVQNDTFGQEVSCDADKPTPAPTPVPTPTPTHAPTTTPNATVPIPTSKPLDKPSIGNYSVFNTSGKCLLASMGLQLNASSRIGSVGVYNINPITTNASGTCGNETATLKLTDTSVVIEFYFAIRKSKFYLQEVNVTLTNGSASSSVLNQNLSLWEASVGNSYLCRKEQVIVVSEDLRVNTFEVRVQPFGVRDETYATAEECIADTDLSFLIPIAVGTVLVFLIILVLISYLIGRRKSRTGYQSV; encoded by the exons ATGGAGCGCTCCGTGCCCGTTATTGCCCTGTGCCTGCTGAGCTTGG GGCTCATGCGATCCGAAGGCTTTGAAGTTGAGATTAAGGATGCTTCCAATCACACGTGTATACGCGCCAGTTTGATGGCGAACTTCACCGTACAGTATGAAACAAACACAAGCACATCT aaaaaggcGAATTTCTCGGCACCGCCGTCTGTAACCACGACCGGGAGTAGTTGTGACGGGGAATCTCCTTTGCTGGTGGTACACTTTGGGGATAGTCTGTCGTGGAGTCTGAACTTCACGAGAAACGACACTGTGTACAGCGGGAGCGTGCTCACCTTCACCTACAACACAAACGACACCACATTCTTTCCAGACGCGCTCCCACAAG GATTACTAAGTTCCAGCACAAAGTTCTTGGATTCCATCCCACTGAACCGCACTTATAAATGCATCCACGATGAGGTCCTATCTTCTGGAAACGTCACCCAGCACATATGGAATGTAACGTTACAAGCGTTTGTACAGAATGATACTTTTGGTCAAG aggtctcttgtgATGCTGATAAACCAACACCTGCGCCAACACCTGTGCCAACACCTACACCAACACATGCACCAACTACTACTCCTAATGCCACAGTCCCTATACCCACCTCCAAGCCTTTGGATAAACCCTCCATCGGTAACTATTCGGTTTTTAATACGTCTGGGAAATGCCTCCTGGCTTCCATGGGTCTGCAGCTGAACGCATCTTCTCGTATCGGCAGCGTG GGTGTATACAATATTAACCCCATCACTACAAATGCATCTGGAACCTGTGGAAATGAAACCGCCACCTTGAAGCTCACCGATACCAGTGTGGTGATTGAATTTTATTTTGCGATC AGAAAGAGCAAATTTTACCTTCAGGAAGTTAACGTCACTCTGACAAATGGTTCTG CATCCTCATCTGTATTAAACCAAAACTTAAGTCTATGGGAAGCTTCTGTAGGAAACTCTTACCTGTGCCGAAAAGAGCAGGTTATTGTAGTGTCTGAGGACCTGCGCGTTAACACGTTTGAAGTGAGGGTCCAACCTTTTGGTGTACGTGATGAAACATATGCAACAG CTGAAGAATGCATTGCTGACACTGATCTGAGCTTCCTTATTCCAATCGCAGTGGGGACAGTGCTTGTATTTCTTATAATCCTTGTTCTTATCTCTTATTTAATTGGAAGAAGAAAGAGTCGCACAGGCTATCAATCTGTTTAA
- the LAMP2 gene encoding lysosome-associated membrane glycoprotein 2 isoform X3, producing MERSVPVIALCLLSLGLMRSEGFEVEIKDASNHTCIRASLMANFTVQYETNTSTSKKANFSAPPSVTTTGSSCDGESPLLVVHFGDSLSWSLNFTRNDTVYSGSVLTFTYNTNDTTFFPDALPQGLLSSSTKFLDSIPLNRTYKCIHDEVLSSGNVTQHIWNVTLQAFVQNDTFGQEVSCDADKPTPAPTPVPTPTPTHAPTTTPNATVPIPTSKPLDKPSIGNYSVFNTSGKCLLASMGLQLNASSRIGSVGVYNINPITTNASGTCGNETATLKLTDTSVVIEFYFAIRKSKFYLQEVNVTLTNGSASSSVLNQNLSLWEASVGNSYLCRKEQVIVVSEDLRVNTFEVRVQPFGVRDETYATADECSLDDGSILIPIVVGAALAGLIIIIVIAYLIGRRKSYAGYQTL from the exons ATGGAGCGCTCCGTGCCCGTTATTGCCCTGTGCCTGCTGAGCTTGG GGCTCATGCGATCCGAAGGCTTTGAAGTTGAGATTAAGGATGCTTCCAATCACACGTGTATACGCGCCAGTTTGATGGCGAACTTCACCGTACAGTATGAAACAAACACAAGCACATCT aaaaaggcGAATTTCTCGGCACCGCCGTCTGTAACCACGACCGGGAGTAGTTGTGACGGGGAATCTCCTTTGCTGGTGGTACACTTTGGGGATAGTCTGTCGTGGAGTCTGAACTTCACGAGAAACGACACTGTGTACAGCGGGAGCGTGCTCACCTTCACCTACAACACAAACGACACCACATTCTTTCCAGACGCGCTCCCACAAG GATTACTAAGTTCCAGCACAAAGTTCTTGGATTCCATCCCACTGAACCGCACTTATAAATGCATCCACGATGAGGTCCTATCTTCTGGAAACGTCACCCAGCACATATGGAATGTAACGTTACAAGCGTTTGTACAGAATGATACTTTTGGTCAAG aggtctcttgtgATGCTGATAAACCAACACCTGCGCCAACACCTGTGCCAACACCTACACCAACACATGCACCAACTACTACTCCTAATGCCACAGTCCCTATACCCACCTCCAAGCCTTTGGATAAACCCTCCATCGGTAACTATTCGGTTTTTAATACGTCTGGGAAATGCCTCCTGGCTTCCATGGGTCTGCAGCTGAACGCATCTTCTCGTATCGGCAGCGTG GGTGTATACAATATTAACCCCATCACTACAAATGCATCTGGAACCTGTGGAAATGAAACCGCCACCTTGAAGCTCACCGATACCAGTGTGGTGATTGAATTTTATTTTGCGATC AGAAAGAGCAAATTTTACCTTCAGGAAGTTAACGTCACTCTGACAAATGGTTCTG CATCCTCATCTGTATTAAACCAAAACTTAAGTCTATGGGAAGCTTCTGTAGGAAACTCTTACCTGTGCCGAAAAGAGCAGGTTATTGTAGTGTCTGAGGACCTGCGCGTTAACACGTTTGAAGTGAGGGTCCAACCTTTTGGTGTACGTGATGAAACATATGCAACAG CTGATGAATGCTCACTCGACGATGGCTCCATTTTAATTCCAATCGTAGTTGGTGCAGCACTTGCTGGCTTAATTATCATTATTGTGATTGCTTACTTAATTGGTAGAAGAAAAAGCTATGCTGGGTATCAAACCCTTTAA
- the LAMP2 gene encoding lysosome-associated membrane glycoprotein 2 isoform X2: MERSVPVIALCLLSLGLMRSEGFEVEIKDASNHTCIRASLMANFTVQYETNTSTSKKANFSAPPSVTTTGSSCDGESPLLVVHFGDSLSWSLNFTRNDTVYSGSVLTFTYNTNDTTFFPDALPQGLLSSSTKFLDSIPLNRTYKCIHDEVLSSGNVTQHIWNVTLQAFVQNDTFGQEVSCDADKPTPAPTPVPTPTPTHAPTTTPNATVPIPTSKPLDKPSIGNYSVFNTSGKCLLASMGLQLNASSRIGSVGVYNINPITTNASGTCGNETATLKLTDTSVVIEFYFAIRKSKFYLQEVNVTLTNGSASSSVLNQNLSLWEASVGNSYLCRKEQVIVVSEDLRVNTFEVRVQPFGVRDETYATAEDCFADQDFTVPIIVGAALGVLVILVMVAYFVARKRSLSAGYEHF; the protein is encoded by the exons ATGGAGCGCTCCGTGCCCGTTATTGCCCTGTGCCTGCTGAGCTTGG GGCTCATGCGATCCGAAGGCTTTGAAGTTGAGATTAAGGATGCTTCCAATCACACGTGTATACGCGCCAGTTTGATGGCGAACTTCACCGTACAGTATGAAACAAACACAAGCACATCT aaaaaggcGAATTTCTCGGCACCGCCGTCTGTAACCACGACCGGGAGTAGTTGTGACGGGGAATCTCCTTTGCTGGTGGTACACTTTGGGGATAGTCTGTCGTGGAGTCTGAACTTCACGAGAAACGACACTGTGTACAGCGGGAGCGTGCTCACCTTCACCTACAACACAAACGACACCACATTCTTTCCAGACGCGCTCCCACAAG GATTACTAAGTTCCAGCACAAAGTTCTTGGATTCCATCCCACTGAACCGCACTTATAAATGCATCCACGATGAGGTCCTATCTTCTGGAAACGTCACCCAGCACATATGGAATGTAACGTTACAAGCGTTTGTACAGAATGATACTTTTGGTCAAG aggtctcttgtgATGCTGATAAACCAACACCTGCGCCAACACCTGTGCCAACACCTACACCAACACATGCACCAACTACTACTCCTAATGCCACAGTCCCTATACCCACCTCCAAGCCTTTGGATAAACCCTCCATCGGTAACTATTCGGTTTTTAATACGTCTGGGAAATGCCTCCTGGCTTCCATGGGTCTGCAGCTGAACGCATCTTCTCGTATCGGCAGCGTG GGTGTATACAATATTAACCCCATCACTACAAATGCATCTGGAACCTGTGGAAATGAAACCGCCACCTTGAAGCTCACCGATACCAGTGTGGTGATTGAATTTTATTTTGCGATC AGAAAGAGCAAATTTTACCTTCAGGAAGTTAACGTCACTCTGACAAATGGTTCTG CATCCTCATCTGTATTAAACCAAAACTTAAGTCTATGGGAAGCTTCTGTAGGAAACTCTTACCTGTGCCGAAAAGAGCAGGTTATTGTAGTGTCTGAGGACCTGCGCGTTAACACGTTTGAAGTGAGGGTCCAACCTTTTGGTGTACGTGATGAAACATATGCAACAG CTGAAGATTGCTTTGCAGATCAGGACTTCACTGTGCCGATAATCGTGGGAGCTGCATTGGGAGTCTTAGTAATCCTAGTGATGGTGGCCTATTTCGTTGCTCGCAAGAGGAGTCTATCAGCTGGatatgaacatttttaa